A stretch of Dioscorea cayenensis subsp. rotundata cultivar TDr96_F1 unplaced genomic scaffold, TDr96_F1_v2_PseudoChromosome.rev07_lg8_w22 25.fasta BLBR01000067.1, whole genome shotgun sequence DNA encodes these proteins:
- the LOC120253363 gene encoding disease resistance protein RGA2-like, whose product MGSVMCSKRDESQWQAVLDNNIWDTQHAKDEIRPELWLTYVDLPSQVKKCFAFCAKFPKDSFIEERMLVQFWMAHGFIPSQTGKDIVFGGHEILDELIGRSLLHFVTDRGERATHYFSSGGYFINDELFSVPGYRFCKMHDLIHDLAQFVTGDECSTLPERNEFMKISKRTRHFILNDDVEYDMSDHPSVRTALLVGIYFIGLSKLKLLRVLQLDSETNLDKLLSTSIEYLHHLKYLNLSKTDIRELPESICMLVNLQTLNLNGCGYLTKLPMSMVYMNSLRHLHLRDCSALKILPPGLSQLLCWKTLTKYTVAENPENKIGELQHWNLDGELWLYDIQKVKNADEAKEANMSSRQNTNSLSLSWGTSVENAEQVLEALKPHAPLKVLSLHYYPGTQFSMWIRDGQLLRNLVRMELKGCHRCEQLPPLEQLPYLERLTICEMDAIKYIINNTTSDASSLFPALRTLRLFNLTNLEGWCVEEDGEIAPPLFPCLEDMDIGCCPKLKTTLPQIPTLRKLSITESYCEKQMALTFKEKGFFKHLKSLESLSLTRCEELALLLEDEEETRSFTSSLHSLSISACGQFSLSLALRNLTSLRDLKMNHFDELVS is encoded by the coding sequence ATGGGGAGTGTTATGTGTTCCAAGAGAGATGAAAGTCAATGGCAAGCTGTGTTAGACAATAATATATGGGATACACAACATGCTAAGGATGAAATCAGACCGGAATTGTGGCTAACCTATGTTGATTTGCCGTCTCAAGTGAAGAAATGTTTTGCCTTTTGTGCCAAATTCCCAAAGGATAGTTTTATTGAAGAACGTATGCTGGTTCAATTTTGGATGGCTCATGGGTTTATTCCATCTCAAACTGGAAAAGATATAGTATTTGGAGGCCATGAGATTTTGGATGAATTGATAGGGAGATCTCTTCTACATTTTGTTACTGATAGAGGTGAACGTGCCACCCATTATTTTTCCTCTGGAGGTTATTTTATCAACGATGAATTGTTTTCTGTGCCAGGTTATAGATTTTGCAAGATGCATGATCTCATCCATGACCTTGCACAATTTGTTACTGGAGATGAGTGCTCCACATTGCCCGAAAGAAACGAAttcatgaaaatttcaaaaaggacCCGTCATTTCATATTAAATGATGATGTAGAGTATGATATGAGTGATCACCCTAGTGTTCGCACTGCATTACTTGTCGGAATATACTTCATTGGGTTGTCAAAGTTGAAGTTGCTCAGAGTGTTACAGTTGGATTCTGAAACAAATCTTGACAAGCTGTTGTCTACATCAATAGAATATTTGCACCATCTAAAATATCTCAATCTTTCTAAGACTGACATAAGAGAACTACCAGAATCAATCTGCATGCTTGTTAATTTGCAAACTTTGAATCTGAATGGTTGTGGGTATCTTACTAAACTTCCCATGAGCATGGTATACATGAACAGTCTTAGACATCTTCATCTTAGGGATTGTTCAGCACTAAAAATCTTGCCACCTGGTCTAAGTCAATTGCTATGCTggaaaacattaacaaaatacaCTGTCGCAGAGAACCCAGAGAACAAGATAGGAGAGTTACAACATTGGAATCTTGATGGTGAACTCTGGTTGTATGACATCCAGAAGGTGAAGAATGCGGATGAGGCAAAAGAAGCTAATATGAGTAGCAGACAAAACACTAACTCATTGTCCCTGTCTTGGGGAACATCAGTGGAAAATGCAGAACAAGTGTTGGAAGCCCTGAAACCTCACGCCCCATTAAAAGTGCTCAGTTTGCATTATTATCCGGGCACACAGTTTTCAATGTGGATTAGAGACGGACAACTTCTTCGAAATCTGGTTAGGATGGAACTAAAAGGTTGCCACAGATGTGAACAACTCCCGCCCCTGGAGCAATTACCTTATCTTGAAAGACTCACTATTTGTGAAATGGATGCCATCAAATACATAATTAATAACACCACAAGCGATGCATCATCATTATTCCCTGCATTAAGGACCCTCAGGTTGTTTAATCTGACTAACCTGGAGGGGTGGTGCGTGGAGGAGGATGGAGAAATTGCTCCACCCTTGTTTCCATGCCTTGAGGACATGGATATAGGCTGCTGCCCCAAGTTGAAAACCACGCTACCACAAATTCCTACCCTCAGAAAGTTATCCATAACAGAATCATACTGCGAGAAACAAATGGCTCTCACGTTCAAGGAGAAGGGGTTCTTCAAGCATTTGAAATCTCTTGAGTCATTGAGTTTAACGAGATGTGAGGAGTTGGCTTTGTTGCTGGAAGACGAAGAGGAGACGAGATCCTTCACCTCATCACTTCATAGTTTAAGCATTTCTGCTTGCGGTCAGTTCTCATTATCACTGGCTTTGCGGAACCTTACCTCTCTTAGAGATCTCAAAATGAATCATTTTGATGAGCTGGTGTCCTAG